taataattttaaattttatatcagtatttatattaatattaaataaatataattatagtattatatttgaaaagtatgactaaattccaaattctCAAAAAGTACATGGATTTATCGcatattttacccaaaaagtTCTAACCACGACCTAGTCCGGTTTAAATCATGGCAAATATAAGTTCGgttctttatgtttttcatttacTTAAATGCTGAAATTTGTACCGATCAATATGGAACGAGAATGAAAGCttggaaatattcaaaaaaaacctttgGAGCTTCAACTTTTTCTGAATTTACTTGCAGACTAACACCAAATTGTATCAAATTTTCAACCTGTTTGAAAATTCTTTCCTTTACAAGAATTACGTTTGGCTTTAATCGTATGCATCatgtattttgtttttgttcatgaaataaatggaaaaaataaaataacatcaatatATAACTGGCACatatacatttttctttttctgaatAACACTGTAACATATTACTTTAAAAACACAGCATATTACACTCATTTGTAGTATAACTTTACATGTTTGCATATATCAGGTCTCACTAATATATCACTAACAGACACACATGCATTATACAGTTATTTATCATTACATGGGAAGATGACTCAATGAACAATCAGTATAACTATCCCTAAGGAAGCTACAGTCATTTGAAAGGAGtccaaaaaaatctaaaagggTCACAAGGTGGGGTGAAAGATAAGCCTGCATTATGTTAAAACTATAGCCTATAGGAACTCAAGGCTTGATCTCACCTGAATTGCTTCTTCGGGTTTCATGTTAATTTCGTTGACGCCTGAAGCATTTTGTTCCTCATTGCAGTTTGCCAGTTCTTTCTCCTTGACTGATGTTTCGGATTCAGTAGCGTTGCTACCATGTTCCCCCTTTTCTTCTCCTTCCGcctcatttttcatttctttggtATTGAGTATGTCGGGTTTGTCCAGCTGCCTGGTTCCAACCCCTTTCTCTGTTTCAGCCACTGGCAGTTCAACATTTCCCTGAGATGTTGTGCTTGCACTCTCGAAaccttcttttttcctttgcGCAACTCCAGACGCATCATCTTGTGTGCCCTTCAATTCTTCAGCATTTTCCTTACCTTCTTTGACATCAGCAGATATATTAGCATCTTCTCCAAGTTTCACTTCTTGTGAAGTGGGTACGGTTTTGCTATCAGCATCTTGTGATTTATAGTGTTCATCTGGCTTTGCAGTGACCTTTCCAGCCTCTCCTTCCACATTATCTCTCTCAGATTGTTTATCCTCTTCCATATAAACGTCTTTAGTCACCTCAGTTCCTTCAGGGGCAGTTTCTGATTCTTTGATGTCCTTTTCTGAAGCAGATGATTTTCTGCCTCGTTTTTTCGGAGGCTCACCTTCTGGCATTGGCATTGCTTTTACCTTCTCACTGATCCTTGCTGATCTCCTAGGGTTCTCGCTAGTCCCCCAACTGAATTCTGATACCAGAGGACCACCAGGGTGTGCTTTAAGGTGCTGTTCCAATTGTCTCTTGTTACTAATTTCCTCCCCCGTCGGAGCCGTGAATATGATCTCATTTTTCCTAGGTGTCCCCCTTTTCTTCGGCATGAACTGCAAATAGAAAGAAACCCCAGATTGTACTAGCTTGTAGATAGGAAATGTATATAGTGACATATATccaatatatatagatattcaaGACCATACATGAAAATCTCCTGATGAACTGAAAGTGAGCATATATGCATGCAAAATCTATGGCAGGTTGATAATCAGTCATCTTAAGTCAAGAAAAGTATGCAGAAAAGCACAGAATAATTCACAAGTTCTTCACTAACCATAAAATGCTTGAATGAGCACAAAAAGGAATGTCAGGTCAAAGATGTAAACTGTGCCTCGCTAAAACAGCCAATTTATACAAGCAATAGCGCTATCACGATTTccaaaatattaagataaacaAAGAAAAGCAGATACACGTCATCTCCAATATGCATCTTACATACTGCTAAGGTTCATTCTCTTCATAAAAGTTCTAGAGAAATCAAAgcataaaatagataaaactaAAGATAGTAATCAGAAAATGTCAATATGCTCATCACCCCGAATTAACTTTATGTACACTCCAAGGCAACTTATCACATAAAGTTACTTAGTCCATAGTCCGTAAATGACCAAGAAACGTTCAAATTGAACATAACTCCAACAACATTAGAAAGCACCTGATACATTGGAACATGCTTGAACAAGAAAATCACAATCATAAGAGAAATTAAGAATATAAGTCCCGAGAAACAACAGCATTCTGACATCTAGCAAAACATTGTACACAACAAATCAACACTGAATTAATTGTAAACATCGAAATAAATTCTTCAGCATCGATGTTGATTTCagatatataaaaaatcatataaattttacaaattgctGAAAGGTtttgaaataatgtttaatCGACTCGCACTCTTTTAACTTCATTCAAAGCCAATAGTTAACATAGCATCTGTCAAATGAACATTACGTCTTCCAAAATCCAACTAAATGGAACTAGAAATTTTATATGGGGTGCCCTAATTTGCTTATTTGtctcatgaaattatttaaaaacagaaacccagaaagtaaagaaaaagcaGCTTCTACACAACTCTAGCTATTGCTTTGCTTCCAGTAAACTGGGAAAACCCAGAAATGTTCAAGAACAAGCAGAGCAAATGAACccccaaaacagaaaaaaaaactaatcagAAATTACAATTAATTGAAGAAGCACACACACGAAAAGAAAATCCGAATTGAAAATTATCATTAGTTCCAAAATTCTATCACAAAATTcccaaatataaatattaaaaacataaatgaacAGAAGTCAAACATCCTAATTAGAAATAATCAAAGCTAGTATAAAGTATAACCCATGTTAAACTGAAGCAACtaagatttaaaagaaaaagaaccttTTTCTTCCAACCAGGAGGAGCAGGGAGTTCAAAGCAAACAACGTCCTCTTTGCCACTCTCCATTTCCTTCTTCTCCGACATGCTCGCCATTTACACCTACTAATTACCCATacaagtaatttattttatttataataaggAAGAGTATGCTAGAGTGGAAGAAAATGTCGACAACTAGAGATCTCCggttttctttctctctcaattttttattattataaattttagagtTTCTTTTTCAGAATATTATATTTCGACaacaaaatttatcttttttccGACACCTGTCCACGATTTATTTACTAATGAGTtttttccataaatattttcatgtatatttattatttaaaattcttatcGTATCTTATTCTGatgaataattgaatttttagatggatctaatttatatcattttcatcttcaataaaatatttagaaaataattactataaTAAATGTAGGAATGTATATTCTTAGTTGGAAGAAGTATTTGGAttgagtttaataaaattaattttaatcaataagTGATTGGGTGTAATGGTAACatacattattaataaaaagattCAGATTTGAACTTTGAAAACAATATTGTTGGGAGGAGTAACCATGAACCTTTAATAAGAGTCTATATCATTTACGACTCCAACAGGAAATTAGACACTGATAGTATTAAAAAGAATACAAGAAACggaagaatttaaaattttcccccTAAAATAATAGCACATGATTTGTGTGGATCAATTATTTTGTAGGTCACCTTTTTCATGTTCCATGTATTGTTTTacgagagagagagagcacATCAAAATGTGAAGAATGTCAAATGCAATCATGTTGTTCGTTTTGataggaaattaaaattataaacttttaagttttattgtACAGTTGTGTCGATTGATTTCATCTATATCAATCGATATggaaattagtttttaaatctaaaattaaaattttattatttattttgaatttgtttaattattaattgttatatgattatttaatttataaaatgtttattttaagttgtttagtgatgaattatatttgtgaaattaattgattaaataatattttatttgagatttatttaatctcattatttattatttgtaatttattatatgtatatattaaatatttgtcaaaaataatgataaaatttaagatgaGACActgaaataaattgattaaaaaaaacgATACATTCTATATTGATTACCTTGCATGCAAAATAGAAACACCCAATACTCATTGAGCACATGTTTGGATGCTGCGAAATGCCCCATTGGGGAACATTTACAAAGCCTCATACCATTTATAGGTGCaatgaaatcaataatatatatttttttctaatgaatatgttaatatattatttatggtaagattatataaatttcgataattaacaattaataactaaattataaataacttTAAGTGATATATACTCAAAATGCTCACTCATCAAATCGGTCCAATATAATGGAAAAGGAATAGCCTCCAATTTTGAGAACCGCGAACTGCCCATAAGGCCATAACTATATGGCATTAACGAAAGAAGTAGTCCAACCTGTgcacaaatatttatatatgtgggTCATTGAAaatcaaagtataattttaattgaatggATATcctttcaaaacatttaatgCAAGATTTTTAACAGAACAAGGAAAGGAACCCCAAATTGTCAATTCTTTTATGGTCCCCTCATCAGCaataatgattgatttttatcCCCAAAGTGTAAAATCAGCAACCATAAACCCAAGATGGGAACAGTGGGAAAACCAGTGTGACAAGTTGAAATATGTTGAATTATATCGACAAGTGAAAGATTTGGATACTTGGCGCTTTTTGATTTATGTGAAGCTCATATCGAGAAGCCATCATTTTAAGGTCCAACACCTTGGACTCATAACAAACTTCACTCTTCTATGGCCCATGGTTAGTTCACTTGCgaataaaaatgaaatcttACGGCCCAtggttaggtttttttttttttttaaatcttaaatgtATGAATAAATATCAAAAGAGGTAACtcaattgtgaaaagttataaaataatcacctaattatttaattttatcttttttagtCACCAACTGGCTAACGTAATAATGGAAACATCCAAATATCTAAGATAGTTGAGCcctaaaagaaaaactaaaattgaataCCTAAGTGATTATCTGTAACTTTTATAATTGAATAACCAAATAAAAACCTAGTTGAGTGACTACAAAATGGTAttgaatttaaagataatatatacttgaaaagtataaaatatatggatttatatgtgttatataatttaacttacATTAACCACTATAAGAAATGTAGAGAGATTGTGAATTGTGACATGCAAATTGAACAATAATATTCCAAAAGTCTTAACTATTGATGAACGGGAAATGAACCttttattcattattcatcTACTAAATTGAATCATTCGAGTTACAAAGGCTAATGCACCAGCATCGTAACCAAGGTATGAAACACAAATTACATTATTCACATACACAGTTCTATGTTGGTGATTTTGACCTTCAAAAGAGATCATCAGCAACtaaatgtgtgtgtgtgtgtatatatatatatatatatgtcatgttACTGTCACCATGTTTGAGAGATGAGGAGGTTTTATACACATATAGAGTGACCCTAGCAAAGTTTAAGGCCGGTGACTCTCGACAGGTAAGTTCCTGAATGGATCAGATTCTGCCTACAAGGCTAGCTACCATTCAAAGAAATCCATGAGAAAGTTACAGGTCCCCAACAGCCACTATCTAAGCGGTCCAGCCTCCACAAAACCGAAAATCTTCCTGGTCTAGTATTTTATTAGCTTAGCGTAGCCTTTTACTTTTACCAGTGTCCAAAGAGCTTTTAAAAGGGTAGAATGAACCTTTTAAAGCACTGATTTAAAAAACCCTTTAACCAGAAGGGACCAAAACCATATACACCAATCCACTTAATTGGTATATGAATGAGTACTGTTCAAGGACCAGGACCAGCTACATATGTTGATAATTTCtgaaacatatgtataaaaatattctcatCTTTTTCCAACCAGCTAGCTAATTATTATTCCAAAACAAAGTTTGCCTTTGATTTGAATTGGGGCCGGTTTCTATATGTACTTTGGATAAAAGATCAAATCCATTAATTGGCAGTAGGTGTTGGAGCCATTTGCATATGCCACTTTGCCTTCAAAACGCGACTCATGAGTTAAAATGTACCTATTCTTACCTCcgagtaaatttcttttttgtcacccaattataaaaaattacaaaataatcacttaattatttgaTTGTCTTTTTTAGTTGCTAATCATTAAATGACTGACGAAAAGATGACATTACaactttttaaattagtataacAGCAACTTTAATTCTCAGTATTTATACATTGTGAGTAATTTAACGACTAAtgaccaaataataaaaatcaaatatataattggACGACTATTTTCTAACTTATTATAGTTGGATaacaaaaaaatactaataatttagtcacgactaatgtaatttacccttatattcaaagaaaatttatattagatagCTTTATTCAATCTAGGCCCTCATATGCTAAAATTTAGATAAACcttaaaagtttataattttatatctgCTCCTAACACAAAATTTCTGACTTTGTTATTGAATCATTTGATAATACATCAtcaaaagtttataaaaataaatccaaCGACTATTATCATCTGATTTTACTCGCAAATTATGAGACTACACAAAGCCTTGGATCATTGTTTTTCAGTTAACCACCAATTATTAATGTTTCAATGTCTTAGGTAACCTTGTTGGTAGTTTGTCATGCTCCTATGTTGAGCTTATCTTGTCGGATGCTGATGTTTCTTTTCACTATTCTTTTTAGgtgattaatatttaaatttaaaatcgattcagctaaaatttaaataatgttttcttTCAACATCTTTGGATTACAACCTTATTTCAAAACTGTTCTCATCttaatttaaccatattaatCAAGATGTTTATGAGAACTTGATCTGATTATAAAGTAAAATGTCTATGAGACTTTGAAGTAGTAAGTTGGTGAAAaaggacttttttttttttctttttcttttttgcatgTAATGGAGAGAGTGCCACCCACGGCTATCAAAGGAGGCAGAGAGTTGCAGATCCCTTTGTCATTAAATGACTGccaattttcttaattataatgccctttttttttttttcaaagttcatAGGTAATTAGGTAGTACGAATTATATGCTGGTACAGTGGAGACAGCTTGGTTAAAGactttcaaaagttaaaaaaagaaaaaacagcaCAGTTTTCAAGATACTACgtactgtttcttttatgttttgttgCATTGAAGGAGGCCAAAGATTTCTTTCCCTATGATCAAATGTTTACATATATTTGCCTTCAACAGCTTTGGATGATGGTTAgaggaaataaaaatagaacGGTAACAGCAAATGGGTTACTGTCTATGGGgggataaaaaaattgtaactttCCCTTGGGGGGTGTCGGGTAGGAATTATGTGGTGTAATAAAAGGTGTATCGACGGGTCTATTCTAACTCATATCTGGGGCTGTTTCATTGTCCTTGGGATTGTTTTATATCTGGATGTATCTTGTCATGTACGTGGTATGAAAAAATTTTGTAACCTCTTTGGAGTCTTCTTCTCCATGAAATCTGAACTTATGTGgttgcaaaaaagaaaaagtgcaGCACATGGATACGTCCTTTTACAGCGATAAAGATGTGGAGAATATGCGAAATATTAAATGTATAAcaacattaaattatattatgggTGAACCCTCTCACAGCAATTTTTTTTCAGCCAACACttcatttaattatcaaatcGTGTTGAGTGTTACAAATTGTTTGTCTAATTTCTCTCTAGACATtccattttattgaatgatgtTTTCTCCGAATCACCCTCCAAAACATCTCCAAAGGACAAATGGAAAGATTTTCTCGTGTTCCCTTGCATGATGTTTCGAGACGAGAGACGATCATTTTTATTGGAAGATCCAAGTATTTACAAGAATGAATTTCAGGCCCTTCCTTCAATCTAAATGCCATATCAACAATCATTTGCGTATTTAGGGTTGAGTCCAAAATTTGCCGCAAAAACTTTTCTTGGACCCCATCCTAACACCGCCTAATTTTACACGAAaccctatttatatatttatatatagtatatttCCATGTAAAAATGAAATCCTTCATcgatttatataataaaacggTGATTTGATAGAATGGTGGCCGTTAGTACACCATGTGAGTTCTAACCTTTTTCTCCCAATGATTAAagcatttctttttttcaataaagcaattataattttactgcctaaattattattatttgacaaaataaattatatttattgcttaattcTGTTTTTCATCCACAGCACTAAGTCTAGaatattaaacattttcatcattagtcaattaaaacaaaaattataattagaaatttatgatatgctttatttaaaaaaaatgcattattataaatatagcACAAGCAAAAATATATATCCGAGCAATTATAGATACGAACCAATATGAAGcacacaagaaaataaaaagaaataagcaaAGCTCATCCACGATATAAGGTTAAAGATCCACACATTACAACTGCAAACAGTGAGACTTGAGCTTGAGTACTTAAGAATCCAAAGCCTTCACATTATTCAAGATGCCAAAACCTCATTGGCATGTTATGCTTCATATAATACAATTTCTAGTGATACTCATACTCCACCCATAAATTCGAGGATAATATACTTAAACCTATGTTTCCTTGAGTGTTAcgataataataacataatacactttatattttatgcactatctataaataaataccatacaaacaaataaattttaataagtttattgTTAACGTacatattaattatatgatatgataacaatgcattaaatataaatcctcattttattatattttcatcctgacaatgtataaaaaattaataacaaagtTAATTGGTAAaggattgaattattaatttcatgtattaaatataaaaaagttatatttatatttatgcaCTACAACAAATTCGTTAATTTTGAGCGTCAATGCTTCGTACCTTATTTAAACCTATTGTAATTCCTTGTTGGTTCTAATAAATTATGGCTTAGccaagagaaaggaaaaaaaacttgaaGCCCAATATCCTTTTTGGGTTCAAAAGAAGGTGCAAAttaaagtgaaaatatatatattcattgcAAATTATGTGAATATACACACACATACAAAGTAGTGCAATTGATAAAACGTTTGATTGTCTTGTCGACCAAGATTGTATATTTGTAATCAGATTAGCATGTGCCCCTTTTTATGTGTGATGGACACATTTGGGAGATGATGTAAGGATATATTGTCTAGAAATTATGCCAACCGTTGTGTGTTTTGGGCATAATTAATGATGGATAAGCGCTTGAAGGATCTAATTGCCAAAACCTGTATCAGAGGATGTAGAGCAATTAAGTTACATAAATAGACGCCATTACTTTTTGGCCTGCAGCTTAAGTGCATGCGTGGTTCAAACTACAAAGCAAgccattaaatatatatgtcaaatgttgaagttggagcatgaaattaattaataccaTGTCTTTAATTTACTGCGCCTGTAGTCCAAGTACTAGCTAGTAACCAAAAGAAAGGGTTAGGCACCTAATAAACCGCTATTCTTAAAACCTCtttctatttattaaaaacttcTTGCAATCAACTTTTTCCATTCAATTCGAATCTTGAAAtccaactctttttttttaagagtTTTACTTGAATTCGTATTTTTAAGAAGTTCGATTCAATTAGTTTCGGACtataaaacataactaaaagataaaatcacTTGTGAttagatatataaaaaagtattttcaaGTTGGATTCGTATTTGAAGCACTGTTATGGTAAGACACATTACACTCTCAAGGATAATTAGATATAGTTTTGTACTTGAAGCACTGTTATGGTAAGGCACATTACACTCTTATGGAGAGAATGCGGGTTCGAGAATTAGAAATGACATTATTGGAAAAAACAGTTACAAGCCCTAAATATGAacgataaaaataaacatgaataatattattgtaCCCTTACCCTAACTAAGACACGTGGCAGCACGAGAGGCAACTTAAGAGGCATCCACAAATGACTCTTCATCTAGTACCATCCGATTGGTTACCCAATGACCAACCACTGGCATGCCTCACACTGCCCATAGAGAGGCCACTCATCTTCGACTACTCGTTGGACATTCCATCAAGCCACCCGCCTTTAGCGGATCCTCTGTTAGGCCACCTGCTATTAGCAACACGCTCTCATCCCTAGGAGGAGACCACTAAGGGACAATTGAAGCTTAACAATTTTGTACTACTTCAACAAAAGAAATGTCAAAGCATGCCCATACAGTACTATGCATGACAACAACTAACATATAACTAACCTACCATCTGGCCAACAACACAAAAAAGTCACCATCCGTATTGTCAGTAACATGACACTATCAAGCAAGGGAACCTTCTCGCTCCCTTTTTTACTCCTTGAAAGTTGGCTCTCTACAATCTCTTATATTTATCTCCCTTCTCCTTCCGCCCTAATTCATCCAACTCTAATTGATGAGTCAGTCTCCTTATCACCACCACCACATCTCCTTCCTACATATTCCTTATTGAACACTAAtgtcaataaatattaaaaaaaattagaatcaatatatattacaattaaTCATTACGCGTATTTAATTAACTTCCTacatcattaaaataaatatagttaGAAAAAAAAGGCAATGGAATAAAATCTTCGTCCCCTTGGTACGCTGAGGTTGTAGCAAATCGAGGTGAGGATCACTCATTTCTTCATAATAGCACATCGAGCCAAGGTCGGTAATACTT
This sequence is a window from Gossypium raimondii isolate GPD5lz chromosome 5, ASM2569854v1, whole genome shotgun sequence. Protein-coding genes within it:
- the LOC105769111 gene encoding methyl-CpG-binding domain-containing protein 11; translation: MASMSEKKEMESGKEDVVCFELPAPPGWKKKFMPKKRGTPRKNEIIFTAPTGEEISNKRQLEQHLKAHPGGPLVSEFSWGTSENPRRSARISEKVKAMPMPEGEPPKKRGRKSSASEKDIKESETAPEGTEVTKDVYMEEDKQSERDNVEGEAGKVTAKPDEHYKSQDADSKTVPTSQEVKLGEDANISADVKEGKENAEELKGTQDDASGVAQRKKEGFESASTTSQGNVELPVAETEKGVGTRQLDKPDILNTKEMKNEAEGEEKGEHGSNATESETSVKEKELANCNEEQNASGVNEINMKPEEAIQVRSSLEFL